From the Pseudomonas syringae KCTC 12500 genome, the window GACCTTCGACGATGGCACCGATTGCCAAACCGGACCCAATACCATTTGTAGATGTAATCGGACTTGCCATGGTGCTTCTCCCTTCAAGAATGCTGTGGGGTTCGCTGCCCTTTCAAAAGGCGAGTGACCCGACAACACATGCCGTACCGGCGATCAGGCCTTGGCGCGGAACAACAAACTGTTCGCATCACTCAGGCTATCGGCCAGCTTCAGGATTTCTGCATTGGGAATCTGTCGTACTACTTCACCGGAATCGCTTGCAATCACTTTGACAATGACTTTGCCAGAATCTTCGTCAATCGAAAACTCGAGATTGCGCTTTACCTCGTGAAAGAACTTCTGGATGTCCTCAGCGGCTGCCTTGACTTTGGCATCGTCCTTGGAATCATCCTTGTGCAGACCGGAGCCTTTACTTTCGGCCGTTGCGGCAACGCGCTCGACGGGCGCCTTATCAGCAGGCTTGTCAACCGACGCATCCGGCACAGGGGCCTGACTCACCGGTGGAACGGCCGGATAAGTCACGTTCAACTTCACACTCATATCCATGACCATCACCTCAGAAAGTAAAAAAGCGAGAGAGCACTGTTAAGTACTCCCCCGCTAAAACTCACGACGCTATTACTGAAGCAGTTTCAGTACAGCGGATGGCAGCTGGTTAGCCTGAGCCAGAACAGAGGTGGAAGCCTGTTGCAGGGTCTGTTGCTTGGTCAGCTGTGCAGTTTCAGCAGCGAAGTCGGTATCCTGGATACGACCCAGTGCAGCACTGGCGTTTTCGTTGATGTTCTGCAGGTTGGAGATGGTGCTGGTCAGACGGTTTTGTGCAGCACCGAGATCAGAACGCGTGTTGTTGATGGTCTGCAGAGCCGAGTCGATAGCGGCGATTGCTGCGGAGAAGTTGGTCTCTGCAGTAGCACTGTCGGAACCGACGATGGTGATTGCCGAACCGACACCCAGGGTGTTTGCGTCAAAGCTGGCGCTCAGCGTCAGAGTGATCTGGTTCGAAGAGCCGGAGTTGGAGCCAACCTGGAAAGTCATGGTGCTGGCAGAACCGTTGAGCAGCGCTTTGCCGTTCAAGTTTGTGCTGTCGGCGATACGAGTCAGCTCGGAACTCATCTGGGTGAATTCTTTGTTCAGCGCAACGCGGTCAGTATCGCTGTTGCTGTCGTTTCGCGACTGAACAGCCAGTTCACGCATACGTTGCAGAATGTTGGTCGACTCTTGCAGCGCGCCTTCAGCGGTCTGAGCAATGGACATACCGTCGTTGGCGTTTTTGATCGCCATGGTCTGACCTTTGATCTGCGAGTTGATCTTGGTGGCGATGTTCAGGCCAGCAGCGTCGTCTTTGGCGCTGTTGATTTTCAGACCGGAAGACAGACGAGTCATCGAGGTCGAAAGGGCGTCGGAAGCGCGACCCAGGTTCTTCTGGACGTTCAACGATGCTACGTTGGTGTTTACTGTTAAAGCCATGATGAATTCCTCGTTGGTTTGGTACTACGTGGCTTCCGGCCCCTGCAAGCGCCGGGTGTGCCTAGAGAACCTTCGTAATAGTTATCGTCGCGATGGCAGGTTGCTTGAGTGTTTTTTTTTAATATTTTGCCATCACCGTGACACCCCTTATAAAACAAGGGTTTGGGGCAAAATCACACGACGAAAAAGAGAGGAATTGATGACAGTGAGAAACAGGGTGAGGCAAGCGTGTTGCGTAGCGAAGTTCAAAATGTGACGGAGATCACAGTTTAATTTAAAAACGCCCGGGGAGTTATCCGCAGGCGTTCTTTGTAAGACGAGTCGAACTCAGTCTTTATAGATAATTGCAGAGCCCCAGGAAAGTCCCACACCAAAGCCACTCAAGGCGACCCGCTTCCACGAAGATCCAAGCACATGCTTTTCGATCAGCAACGGAATACTGGATGACACGGTGTTGCCGGTTTCGACCATGTCCTTGAGAAACTTCTCGGGCTTGTCTTCGAAGCGCCGCGCGACCGCATCGACGATCGCGGCACTGCCCTGATGAATACAGAAGGCATCGATATCGTCTGGAGTCAGATCCGACTCGGCCAATAGCTCATGCAGATGCGCCGGCACTTTCAACAGTGCGAAGTTGAACACCTGACGACCGTTCATGAAGAAAATGCCGTTACTGACCTTCAGATGTGGCGCACCGGAACCATCGGTACCGAACTTCGCTTTGCCCAGCTGCCATTCGGCCCCCTCGCCCATCCAGGTAGCGGTCGCAGCATCACCGAACAGCATGGTGGTGTTGCGATCTTCCGGGTCGACAATTTTCGAATACGGGTCGGCAGTGATCAACAGGCCATTTTTCAAGCCTGCCGCTTCCATGAAGCCCTTGATTGCGTAAATGCCGTACACATAGCCGGAACAGCCCAGCGATATGTCGAATGCAGCGACATTGGTCGACAGCCCCAATTTGTCCTGAACGATGGCTGCAGTATGCGGCAGCCCTTCCTCGTCGCCATTCTGGGTGACGACGATCAGCACATCGATGCTTTCGCGCTTGAGCTGCGGGTTATTGGCAAACAGCGTGTTGGCTGCCTCAACGCACAGATCCGAGGTTTCCTGGCCGGCGTCTTTGCGCGGCAGAAAGGTGGAGCCGATTTTCCCAAGGATGAATTCTTCATCCTTGCCGAATTTGGCGCCTTGAGCGTAGTTATCAACACCTGCAACAGGCACGTAACTCGCTATGCTTTTAATGCCAATCATCATGGCTTCCCGATGAGTAAACAGGTCATTTTTCGTCCCGACGAAATCGGGGCGCTACCGAATAGGGGTGATTTACAGACATTTTCAGGGCGCTTGGCAGGTTAAAGCAAGTCAGGCGCATGTCGCTCCCTGTAAAACAATACAGTGGAGATGCACTTTATGACCCGCAGGTCACTCCCGTCTGCATGCTTTAGGATAATTTGCGTCGAGGGAACATGCACTTGATGCTTGCCGGCAGCTTCCTGCGAAGAAGCCTTCAAAGTGACGAACCGGCCGCGAAGCAGCCGGTTTTACGGGGGTGAACGACTCAAACGGCCAGAGTGAAGCCTTTG encodes:
- a CDS encoding flagellar protein FlaG, which encodes MDMSVKLNVTYPAVPPVSQAPVPDASVDKPADKAPVERVAATAESKGSGLHKDDSKDDAKVKAAAEDIQKFFHEVKRNLEFSIDEDSGKVIVKVIASDSGEVVRQIPNAEILKLADSLSDANSLLFRAKA
- a CDS encoding ketoacyl-ACP synthase III, giving the protein MIGIKSIASYVPVAGVDNYAQGAKFGKDEEFILGKIGSTFLPRKDAGQETSDLCVEAANTLFANNPQLKRESIDVLIVVTQNGDEEGLPHTAAIVQDKLGLSTNVAAFDISLGCSGYVYGIYAIKGFMEAAGLKNGLLITADPYSKIVDPEDRNTTMLFGDAATATWMGEGAEWQLGKAKFGTDGSGAPHLKVSNGIFFMNGRQVFNFALLKVPAHLHELLAESDLTPDDIDAFCIHQGSAAIVDAVARRFEDKPEKFLKDMVETGNTVSSSIPLLIEKHVLGSSWKRVALSGFGVGLSWGSAIIYKD
- a CDS encoding flagellin domain-containing protein; translated protein: MALTVNTNVASLNVQKNLGRASDALSTSMTRLSSGLKINSAKDDAAGLNIATKINSQIKGQTMAIKNANDGMSIAQTAEGALQESTNILQRMRELAVQSRNDSNSDTDRVALNKEFTQMSSELTRIADSTNLNGKALLNGSASTMTFQVGSNSGSSNQITLTLSASFDANTLGVGSAITIVGSDSATAETNFSAAIAAIDSALQTINNTRSDLGAAQNRLTSTISNLQNINENASAALGRIQDTDFAAETAQLTKQQTLQQASTSVLAQANQLPSAVLKLLQ